In the genome of Acidobacteriota bacterium, the window GCCGGCCATCTCTGCGAAGCTCCAGCCCTCGCCGAGGAGCTGGATCCGCCGACCGTCGACGCCGTCGGTCTCGGGTCTGAGCCCATCGAGGGCCTCTCGAACGGCCGCGAGATTGCGCACCAGGTGGTGCCCCATGAGGTCGAAGCGGAATCCTTCGACGCGGTAGTGGCGAGCCCAGTGAAGCACCGAGTCGACCATCAACCGCTCCATCATGCGGTGCTCGCTGGCGGTGTTGGGACAGCAGCTCGAGGTCGCGATGCGGCCCTCGGGATCGCGGCGGTGGTAGTAGCCAGGCACCACCCGGTCGAGCACCGATCGACGATCCTGGCCGGCGGCGTAGGTGTGATTGAAGACCACATCCATCACCACCCCGAGACCGAGGCGGGCCAGGTCACGAACCATGGTGCGGGCTTCGAGGATTCGGGAAGCGCCGTCCGGTCGCACGGCGTAGCTGCCCTCCGGCACCATGAAGTGCCAGGGATCGTAGCCCCAGTTGTAGCCGTCCTCCTCGGCGACCGCCGTCACCGCCGCCTGCGCATCGGGTCCGTCCGGTGGCCAGTCGTCGAGGGGCTCCGGCGATCGCCAGCGACGGCGATCCTCGTCGACGGTGGCGAAATCGGCGATCGGCAGGAGCTGAACGTGGGTCAAGCCGGCGCCGGCCAGGGCCCTGAGGTGGGCAACCCCCGGCGCCTTCTCGACCCCGAAGGCGCCGTAGGTGCCGCGCCGGCCCGGCGGGACGGCCTCGTCCTCGGCGCTGAAGTCGCGCAGATGAAGCTCATAGAGCACCCGATCCTCGATCGCCGGCGGGCGCCGACGGGCGAGCTCCGACCAACCCGCCGGCTGCCAGGCCGGATCGGCGAGATCGAGGAGCTGACTGCGACGGCTGTTGCGCGACAGGGCGATGGACCAGGGATCGGTGACCCAGTTCTTCTCGACCCGCCCCGTCGCCGGCACGAAGACCTCGACCTCATAGAGGTAGTAGCGACCCAACCAGGAAAGCGGCAAACGACGGGACCAGACGCCGGAGCCGGCGTCGAAATCGAGCTCGACGGCGGCACCGGCCGCCCCGCGGGGGCCATCGAAGGTCCCTACCGCCACCCGCCGGGCGGTCGGCGCCCACAGGCGAAGCCAAACACCTTGGCTTTCCGGAGGTCCGCTGGACACCACCTCGACGCCGAGAGCACCGTCCCAGCGAAAGAGGGCATCGAGGACCCCCGCAAGCTGAATCCCGGTGAGGTCGTCCACCGCCTCAGAGCTCTCGCCGGGCTCGGCGACCGCGCCCTCGACAACCACCTGACCGCGCAATAAGTCGGGAACCTCTTCGACTGCCCCCGCCGGCACCGCGAAGGCAGTGCCCGTAGCGAGATGAGGCCACTTCGCCCGCAAGTCCTCGGGCAGCCCCCCCGGAACCTCCGCCAAGGGAATCCATCGACCCTCGCCCGCGGTCTCACCATTCGCCGCCACCCGCAGGCGAGCCGGGCCCCGCGCCCCGGGGTAGACGATCAGCTCCGGCGTCAGCCAGTGGGCTCGCGCCCGGAATCCGCCACCCGACGCGGCCCCACCCGATGACTTCATCGTCGGGCTAGCCCGGCCTTCTCACGAGGTTTCCTCGCGAGAGGCCGTAGGTTCTTGAAGATGCAAGGCATCCGTGGCTGCCACGACGCAGCCGTACTCGACGGACTGCGAGGAGAGCAGGCGACGGATAACGCAGCAGATTCCGGGACATACGGACGCGCAGCGGAAAGCTGGTGAGAAGGCCGGGCTAGATCAACGAGCGGGACTGGCCGCCATCGACGTTGAGGCATGCACCGGTGATCCAGGAGGCGCGGGGAGAGGCCACGAAGGTCACCACGTCGGCGACCTCTTCGACGGTGCCGAAGCGGCCCATCGGCAGATGGTCGTCGACGAAGCGTGCGATGCCGGCGGGATCGCGTTCCCGGCGCTCGGCCCAAGCTCCGCCAGGGAACAGGATCGAGCCGGGAGCGATGCTGTTGCAGCGCAGCCCCTCCGGCGCGAGCTCGAGGGCGAGGGTCTTGGCGGTGGCGATGACCGCCGCCTTGGTGGCCTCGTAGATCGAGAGGTTGGGACCACC includes:
- the pulA gene encoding pullulanase-type alpha-1,6-glucosidase, which encodes MKSSGGAASGGGFRARAHWLTPELIVYPGARGPARLRVAANGETAGEGRWIPLAEVPGGLPEDLRAKWPHLATGTAFAVPAGAVEEVPDLLRGQVVVEGAVAEPGESSEAVDDLTGIQLAGVLDALFRWDGALGVEVVSSGPPESQGVWLRLWAPTARRVAVGTFDGPRGAAGAAVELDFDAGSGVWSRRLPLSWLGRYYLYEVEVFVPATGRVEKNWVTDPWSIALSRNSRRSQLLDLADPAWQPAGWSELARRRPPAIEDRVLYELHLRDFSAEDEAVPPGRRGTYGAFGVEKAPGVAHLRALAGAGLTHVQLLPIADFATVDEDRRRWRSPEPLDDWPPDGPDAQAAVTAVAEEDGYNWGYDPWHFMVPEGSYAVRPDGASRILEARTMVRDLARLGLGVVMDVVFNHTYAAGQDRRSVLDRVVPGYYHRRDPEGRIATSSCCPNTASEHRMMERLMVDSVLHWARHYRVEGFRFDLMGHHLVRNLAAVREALDGLRPETDGVDGRRIQLLGEGWSFAEMAGNGRGRNASQHNLHGRGIGTFNDRLRDAARGGGPFDGERRQGFLSGLYHLPSGEDEGEARERLLEASDVVRLSLAGNLAAFEWTDRHGRRARGGDGGLGYAAAPRESINYLEAHDNETFFDALAMKLPPATAMAERARRQWLALDLLLLAQGVPLLHAGLELLRSKSGDRNSYDSGDWFNALDFTGLRHRWGVGLPPAGENRQRWELLRPLLADPGLRPSSSEIAGCIRHCREMLQIRRSSPLWRLRTADEVRSHLRFHNVGPAQVPGLIVWSLHDEEGRVDSRHRRLVAILNATPEAWEGDSLSLRGAALELHRVQRSSPDEVLRRVSWKPDSGRFRVPALTTVVFTERR